The following proteins come from a genomic window of Winogradskyella sp. PC-19:
- a CDS encoding DUF1853 family protein, translating to MESNTQFQYNGFLKTPNLWLNSEIFGLKQFQFLSSQFPFDKPSIFKEIRLGKRVEEFLSFQFSNLKNVDIITKNLQIKDDKITIGELDFIVKNQDKYIHLEVIYKFYLYDSNIKSDNHLDYWIGPNRNDALIYKLNKLKNKQLPLLYSKQCNAVLQYLELDPKLITQNVCYKGQLFLPFKTQNIDITPLNKDCIAGFYMSYSEIEELQSYQFYIPRKLDWLVIPHSEVDWKLYDEIRVQLSTSINEQRSPMVWLKSSDNKLSKCFITFW from the coding sequence TAAATTCTGAGATTTTCGGTTTGAAGCAGTTTCAATTTTTAAGTTCTCAATTTCCTTTTGATAAGCCTTCGATTTTTAAAGAAATACGACTTGGTAAACGTGTTGAAGAGTTTTTGAGTTTTCAGTTTAGCAATCTTAAAAATGTAGATATCATTACTAAAAATCTTCAGATAAAAGATGATAAAATTACTATTGGAGAGTTAGATTTTATTGTTAAGAATCAAGATAAGTATATTCACCTTGAAGTTATTTATAAATTCTATTTGTACGACTCAAATATCAAATCTGATAATCATTTAGACTATTGGATTGGGCCAAATAGAAATGATGCGCTTATCTACAAACTCAATAAATTAAAAAATAAGCAATTACCACTACTCTATTCAAAACAATGTAATGCTGTTTTACAGTATTTAGAATTAGACCCGAAATTAATAACCCAAAATGTTTGCTACAAGGGGCAATTATTTCTTCCATTTAAAACTCAAAATATAGATATTACACCTTTAAATAAAGATTGTATTGCTGGGTTTTATATGTCTTATTCTGAAATTGAAGAGTTACAATCTTATCAATTTTATATTCCAAGAAAGCTAGACTGGTTGGTCATTCCACACTCAGAAGTAGATTGGAAATTATATGATGAAATCAGAGTTCAACTTTCAACTTCTATTAATGAGCAGCGTTCTCCTATGGTTTGGTTAAAGTCGAGTGATAATAAACTTTCAAAATGTTTTATAACCTTTTGGTAA